The following proteins come from a genomic window of Maribacter sp. HTCC2170:
- a CDS encoding type IX secretion system membrane protein PorP/SprF yields the protein MRLRNSILGFILVVILSLHEITAQQDAQYTQYMFNTMSVNPAYAGSRGQLSIAALYRSQWVGLNGAPKSQTLNLHSPIRDSKLGYGISIVNDEIGDGVVQETYFDAIVSYTIDVSLDGKLSFGLKAGGNLLNLDFQGLRNFDVEPISVDNIENKFSPNVGVGVYYHTNSFYAGLSAPNLLQTEHFDNGQTDSNSVQFLSKERINFYMITGYVLDLNGNLKFKPAVLTKVVGGAPLQVDLSASFMFNDKFTFGAAYRWDAAISGMVGFQISDQLMLGLAYDRETTDLGGTQFNDGSFEVFLRYELVKSFRNLVSPRFF from the coding sequence ATGAGGTTAAGAAATAGCATTTTAGGATTTATATTGGTTGTAATATTATCCTTACATGAAATTACTGCTCAGCAAGATGCTCAATATACTCAATACATGTTCAATACAATGAGTGTAAATCCAGCATATGCAGGATCAAGAGGACAATTGAGTATTGCAGCGCTCTATAGATCCCAATGGGTAGGCCTAAATGGTGCACCAAAGAGCCAAACCTTGAATCTTCATTCTCCTATTCGAGACAGTAAATTAGGATATGGTATTTCAATAGTCAATGATGAAATTGGTGATGGGGTTGTACAAGAGACCTATTTCGATGCGATTGTATCTTATACCATAGATGTTTCTTTGGATGGTAAGCTCTCATTTGGTCTGAAGGCAGGAGGTAATTTATTGAATCTTGATTTTCAAGGCCTCCGCAATTTTGATGTTGAACCCATTAGTGTTGACAATATTGAAAATAAATTTTCCCCTAATGTGGGTGTTGGTGTTTATTACCATACAAATTCCTTTTATGCAGGCTTGTCGGCGCCGAATCTATTACAAACAGAGCATTTTGATAATGGTCAAACAGACTCTAATAGTGTTCAATTTTTGTCCAAGGAGCGTATTAATTTCTATATGATAACTGGTTACGTTCTTGACCTTAATGGCAATCTAAAATTTAAACCGGCCGTTTTGACAAAGGTAGTAGGTGGAGCTCCTCTGCAAGTTGATTTATCGGCTAGTTTTATGTTCAATGACAAATTCACATTTGGAGCAGCCTATAGATGGGATGCTGCCATAAGTGGAATGGTTGGTTTTCAGATTTCTGATCAGTTGATGCTTGGATTGGCTTATGATAGGGAAACAACGGACTTAGGAGGAACTCAGTTTAATGATGGATCATTTGAGGTGTTCTTAAGATATGAATTGGTGAAATCATTTCGGAATTTGGTATCACCTAGATTCTTTTAA
- a CDS encoding T9SS C-terminal target domain-containing protein, translating to MENYTYPFIKQIFRRSLKFFMAFGSLAISVSSVYASSESMDISMMDIDIDTDGDGVLDSVDIDDDNDGILDSVEDANLDFDNNPVTNPTDSDGDGIPDFLDIDSDNDGMLDNIEAQSIAGYVELSGIDSDGNGIDDIYEITPGSNLGLDPIDTDNDGVFDYLDLDSDNDGILDKNESSIIKTDFDCDTVPKLAFSSPPVLESGSAYSEGAIYRISNVANGIDALIDIEKINSARIDVLDQNSIDSEFFKPEIQFTTTDDNKMPYVDLRISFVSTGTTEPYVLEELIANFIDVDGNGQYQEFNRFDNPASYTLDNPNEIDVNNTSGGLLINGGSKEYSGIFNTHPTVNVAVEFLDISTFVFRFGIKTEDPVNFSTIVRQSGIQFSCLDNFVDPQTITFSTDVDSDNDGLPDRVDLDADNDGIPDNVEGQSTDGYVPPTGNDSDEDGLDDAYEGVDDDGLTPVNTDGADEPDYLDSDSDNDLVPDNNEGNDFNFDGVPDQYYTGIDTDGDGLDDGYEGSDVNDGFDVNDEIDDPANDLPDTDSTEDVNYRDLDDDGDGIDTPEEDFDGDGNPTNDDTDSDGTPDYLDPTDDRLDTDGDGVPDEVDLDDDNDGILDTTEDPNFDNDNNPLTDPTDSDADGVPNHLDIDADNDGIPDNVEMQTTDGYIAPNDDDEVTYAANNGVNSAYPNGLIPVNTDGTDVPDYLDMDSDNDLVPDNNEGNDFNFDGLPDQVYTGVDTDGDGLDDGYEGADVNDGFDVNDEIDDPKNDLPDTDGTEDVNYRDLDDDGDGIETPDEDSDGDGNPTNDDSNGDGTPNYLDPTDDMANITVLKVDEFYDENGDGLVQVGETIDYSFIITNIGTVPISSITITDPLVIVLGGPLAILEPGAIDDTTFRATYIITQEDVDNGSFSNSATVLGTIPDIGPISSLSDDPDNPTNVDIDGDGNPDDPTVFIFPVVIPIDAVDDDYTNIFVDGLIGGVISDINVLDNDTLNGEPVNLDNVIISSEPNGTLTIDSDGNVIVTPLTPTGSYSIEYTICEIANSDNCDKARVMVLVSEVIQIGIEINQMVTPNNDGKNDFLFIRGVENAKNNSLKIFNRWGVAVYEGNNYNNQNNIFDGRSKGRSTVSASEYLPSGVYFYIFEYQNDDMKNITDSGYIYVSE from the coding sequence ATGGAAAATTATACATACCCTTTTATTAAACAAATTTTTAGAAGAAGTCTGAAGTTTTTTATGGCTTTTGGTTCGCTTGCTATTAGTGTGAGTTCTGTATATGCTAGTTCTGAAAGTATGGATATCAGTATGATGGATATTGATATTGATACTGATGGCGATGGCGTTTTAGATTCCGTTGATATCGATGATGATAATGATGGTATACTTGATTCTGTAGAAGATGCCAATCTTGATTTTGACAATAATCCTGTGACGAATCCGACGGATTCGGATGGGGACGGCATACCTGATTTTCTTGATATTGATTCTGACAATGACGGCATGTTGGATAATATTGAAGCACAATCAATAGCCGGTTATGTTGAATTGTCAGGGATTGACTCTGATGGTAATGGTATTGATGATATTTATGAAATAACTCCTGGTAGCAATCTTGGATTGGATCCCATAGACACAGATAATGACGGCGTATTTGATTACTTGGATTTAGATTCAGATAATGATGGGATTTTGGATAAAAACGAATCAAGCATAATTAAAACTGATTTTGATTGTGATACAGTACCAAAACTAGCTTTTTCTTCACCTCCCGTACTCGAATCTGGTTCCGCATATAGCGAAGGTGCGATTTATAGAATAAGTAATGTGGCAAACGGAATAGATGCTCTAATTGATATTGAGAAAATAAATAGTGCAAGAATAGATGTTTTGGATCAGAATTCAATAGATTCAGAATTTTTTAAACCAGAAATTCAATTTACTACTACAGACGACAATAAAATGCCTTATGTTGATTTAAGGATTTCATTCGTGAGTACTGGGACAACAGAACCTTATGTTCTGGAAGAATTGATTGCGAACTTCATTGATGTGGACGGTAATGGACAATACCAGGAGTTCAATCGATTTGATAACCCTGCCAGTTATACATTAGATAATCCCAATGAGATAGATGTAAACAATACCTCGGGGGGATTGTTGATAAATGGGGGTTCTAAAGAATATTCCGGAATATTTAATACGCACCCAACTGTAAATGTTGCAGTTGAGTTTCTTGATATATCGACATTCGTTTTTAGATTTGGAATCAAGACTGAAGACCCTGTTAATTTCTCTACCATTGTTAGGCAATCAGGAATTCAGTTTTCTTGCCTTGATAATTTTGTTGATCCACAGACAATTACTTTTAGTACTGATGTTGATAGTGATAATGATGGATTACCTGATAGGGTTGACTTAGATGCTGACAATGACGGAATTCCGGATAACGTAGAAGGTCAATCAACTGATGGTTATGTTCCTCCTACAGGGAATGATAGTGATGAAGATGGACTTGATGATGCCTATGAAGGTGTCGATGACGATGGTTTGACCCCTGTGAACACTGATGGAGCTGATGAACCTGATTATCTAGATTCTGACAGTGATAATGATTTGGTGCCAGATAATAATGAGGGTAATGACTTCAATTTTGATGGTGTTCCTGATCAGTACTATACGGGTATTGACACAGATGGAGACGGCCTAGACGATGGTTATGAGGGCTCTGATGTGAATGACGGTTTCGATGTGAACGACGAGATTGATGATCCTGCCAATGATTTACCGGATACCGACAGTACTGAGGACGTGAACTATAGAGATTTGGATGATGACGGGGATGGGATAGACACCCCTGAAGAAGATTTTGATGGTGATGGTAATCCCACAAATGATGATACTGACAGCGATGGCACACCTGATTATTTAGACCCTACAGATGATAGACTTGATACTGATGGTGATGGAGTTCCTGATGAAGTGGATTTGGACGATGACAATGATGGTATATTGGATACAACCGAGGATCCAAACTTTGACAATGATAATAATCCATTGACAGATCCAACGGATAGCGATGCTGATGGCGTCCCGAACCATTTGGACATCGATGCAGATAATGACGGTATTCCTGATAATGTAGAGATGCAGACAACAGATGGTTATATTGCTCCAAATGATGATGATGAGGTTACATATGCTGCAAATAATGGTGTTAATTCTGCTTATCCAAATGGTTTGATTCCGGTCAATACCGATGGTACAGATGTACCTGATTATCTTGACATGGACAGTGATAATGATTTGGTTCCAGACAATAATGAAGGTAATGACTTCAATTTTGATGGACTTCCCGACCAAGTTTATACGGGTGTTGATACTGATGGTGATGGTCTTGATGATGGTTATGAAGGCGCAGATGTTAATGATGGTTTCGATGTTAATGATGAAATCGATGATCCCAAGAATGATTTGCCTGATACAGATGGAACAGAGGATGTAAATTATAGGGATCTTGATGATGACGGTGATGGGATAGAAACGCCTGATGAGGATTCTGATGGTGATGGTAATCCAACAAATGATGATAGCAATGGTGATGGCACACCGAATTACTTAGACCCTACCGACGATATGGCAAATATAACCGTCTTAAAAGTTGACGAGTTTTACGATGAGAATGGCGATGGCCTTGTCCAAGTAGGGGAAACAATAGATTATTCGTTTATAATAACAAATATAGGTACTGTACCTATTAGTAGTATTACCATTACCGATCCACTGGTCATTGTTTTGGGAGGTCCTTTAGCTATATTAGAGCCAGGAGCCATCGATGATACTACATTTAGGGCAACTTATATCATTACACAAGAAGATGTTGATAATGGCAGTTTTAGTAATTCTGCAACGGTTTTGGGAACAATTCCGGATATAGGTCCAATAAGCAGCCTTTCAGATGATCCAGATAACCCTACAAATGTTGACATAGATGGAGATGGTAATCCTGATGACCCTACTGTATTTATATTCCCAGTCGTCATACCGATAGATGCCGTCGATGATGATTATACCAATATTTTTGTTGATGGTCTTATTGGAGGAGTTATTTCAGATATTAATGTGTTGGATAATGATACTCTGAATGGTGAACCTGTCAATCTAGATAATGTGATAATTAGTTCAGAGCCAAACGGCACTTTGACAATAGATTCAGATGGAAACGTGATTGTGACACCTCTTACCCCTACTGGTTCATATTCTATTGAATATACAATCTGCGAAATAGCCAATTCGGATAATTGTGACAAAGCAAGGGTCATGGTTTTGGTCAGTGAAGTTATCCAAATAGGAATAGAAATTAATCAGATGGTAACCCCCAACAATGATGGCAAGAATGACTTTTTATTCATTAGGGGTGTTGAAAATGCTAAGAATAATTCCCTCAAGATTTTCAACAGATGGGGCGTTGCAGTTTATGAGGGTAATAATTATAACAATCAGAATAATATATTTGATGGTAGATCTAAAGGCAGGTCAACCGTAAGTGCCAGTGAATATCTCCCTTCGGGCGTATATTTTTATATCTTTGAATACCAAAATGATGATATGAAAAATATTACCGATAGTGGGTATATTTATGTTAGTGAATAA
- a CDS encoding DUF3467 domain-containing protein, translated as MSDKDQKQKQINIELDEKTAEGTYSNLAIINHSVSEFVVDFISMMPGAPKAKVKSRIVLTPQHAKKFLKALGDNVSRFEKAHGTIKDYEQPPIPINFGPTGEA; from the coding sequence ATGAGCGATAAAGATCAGAAACAAAAGCAGATTAATATAGAATTGGATGAAAAAACGGCTGAGGGAACATATTCCAATTTGGCCATTATAAATCATTCGGTTTCTGAGTTTGTTGTTGACTTTATCAGTATGATGCCCGGAGCTCCAAAAGCTAAGGTTAAAAGTAGAATTGTTCTTACACCTCAACATGCCAAGAAGTTTTTGAAGGCTTTAGGGGATAATGTGAGTAGGTTTGAAAAGGCCCATGGCACGATTAAGGATTATGAGCAACCTCCGATACCAATTAATTTTGGTCCTACCGGAGAAGCTTAA
- the rpoC gene encoding DNA-directed RNA polymerase subunit beta', whose protein sequence is MARIKDNNPIKRFDKISIGLASPEAILAESRGEVLKPETINYRTHKPERDGLFCERIFGPVKDYECACGKYKRIRYRGIVCDRCGVEVTEKKVRRDRVGHINLVVPVAHIWYFRSLPNKIGYLLGLPSKKLDMIIYYERYVVIQPGVAKGPEGEEVNKMDFLTEEEYLNILESIPQENQYLEDSDPNKFIAKMGAECLIDLLARIDLQELSYELRHKANTETSKQRKTEALKRLQVVEALRESQENRENRPEWMIMKVVPVIPPELRPLVPLDGGRFATSDLNDLYRRVIIRNNRLKRLVEIKAPEVILRNEKRMLQESVDSLFDNTRKASAVKTESNRPLKSLSDSLKGKQGRFRQNLLGKRVDYSARSVIVVGPELKLFECGLPKDMAAELYKPFVIRKLIERGIVKTVKSAKKIIDKKEPVVWDILENVLKGHPVLLNRAPTLHRLGIQAFQPKLIEGKAIRLHPLVCTAFNADFDGDQMAVHLPLGPEAILEAQLLMLASHNILNPANGSPITVPSQDMVLGLYYMTKERKSTKEVPVIGEGLTFYSYEEVEIAFNEGKVNLNAGIKVRAMDFNEEGELVNQIIPTTVGRVLFNMEVPEAAGYINDVLNKKSLRDIIGKILAVTDVPTTADFLDKIKTMGYDFAFKGGLSFSLGDIIIPPEKHGMIDDANGQVDGIMANYNMGLITNNERYNQVIDVWTSTNAMLTELAMKRIREDQQGFNSVYMMLDSGARGSKEQIRQLTGMRGLMAKPKKSTAGGGEIIENPILSNFKEGLSILEYFISTHGARKGLADTALKTADAGYLTRRLVDVSQDVIINIDDCETLRGIAVESLKKNEEVVETLGERILGRVSLHDVHNPLTDELLLTAGQQIMEEDVKKVEASPIEKIEVRSALTCEAQKGICAKCYGRNLSTNKMVQRGEAVGVVAAQSIGEPGTQLTLRTFHVGGIAGNISEDNKLVAKFDGVAEIEDLRTVKGEDGEGKAATIVISRTSEIKIVDAKTGITLSTNNIPYGSQLFIKNGAKIKSEDVVCQWDPYNGVIVSEFPGKIAYENIEQGVTYQVEIDEQTGFQEKVISESRNKKLIPTLLIMNNKDEVLRSYNLPVGSHLMVDDGDKIKEGKILVKIPRKSAKAGDITGGLPRVTELFEARNPSNPAVVSEIDGVVSFGKIKRGNREIIIESKLGEIKKYLVKLSNQILVQENDYVRAGMPLSDGSITPEDILSIKGPSAVQQYLVNEVQEVYRLQGVKINDKHFEVVVRQMMRKVRIQDPGDTIFLENQLIHKSDFIKENDEIFGKKVVVEAGESENLRAGQIITARELRDENSVLRRSDKTLVEARDAVAATATPILQGITRASLQTKSFISAASFQETTKVLNEAAVSGKVDTLEGLKENVIVGHKIPAGTGMRDYESIIVGSKEEYDEIMARKEALKF, encoded by the coding sequence ATGGCTAGAATAAAAGATAATAACCCAATAAAAAGGTTCGATAAGATTTCAATCGGTTTAGCCTCTCCAGAAGCAATTTTGGCGGAGTCAAGAGGAGAAGTTTTAAAACCTGAAACTATTAACTACAGAACACACAAGCCTGAGCGTGACGGTCTTTTCTGTGAGCGAATTTTTGGTCCTGTAAAGGATTATGAATGTGCTTGTGGTAAATATAAAAGAATCCGTTACCGTGGTATCGTCTGTGATCGTTGTGGGGTAGAGGTTACCGAGAAAAAAGTACGTAGAGATAGGGTAGGGCATATCAATTTGGTAGTTCCTGTAGCCCATATATGGTACTTCCGTTCTTTGCCAAATAAAATTGGATACCTTCTAGGATTGCCATCCAAGAAATTGGATATGATAATTTACTACGAACGTTATGTCGTAATTCAGCCAGGGGTTGCCAAAGGTCCTGAAGGGGAAGAAGTGAATAAGATGGATTTCTTGACAGAAGAGGAATACTTGAACATCTTGGAATCTATTCCACAGGAAAATCAATATTTAGAAGATTCTGATCCTAATAAGTTCATTGCTAAAATGGGTGCTGAATGTCTTATTGATTTATTGGCACGTATTGACCTCCAAGAGTTATCGTACGAATTAAGACATAAAGCCAACACTGAAACTTCCAAACAGCGTAAAACTGAGGCGTTAAAGCGTCTTCAGGTTGTTGAAGCTTTAAGGGAATCTCAAGAGAATAGGGAAAATAGACCTGAATGGATGATTATGAAAGTGGTTCCTGTTATTCCACCAGAATTACGTCCGTTGGTTCCATTGGATGGAGGTCGTTTTGCTACTTCAGATTTAAATGATTTGTACAGAAGGGTGATTATCAGAAACAATCGCCTAAAGCGATTGGTTGAAATAAAAGCACCTGAGGTAATTCTTAGGAATGAGAAGCGTATGCTTCAGGAATCTGTTGATTCCTTGTTTGACAACACAAGAAAAGCCTCAGCTGTTAAAACAGAATCGAATAGGCCTTTAAAATCACTTTCTGACTCATTAAAAGGTAAGCAAGGACGTTTCCGTCAAAACCTTTTGGGTAAACGTGTAGATTATTCTGCTCGTTCGGTAATCGTTGTTGGTCCAGAATTGAAGTTGTTCGAATGTGGGTTGCCAAAAGATATGGCAGCCGAGCTTTACAAGCCTTTTGTTATTCGTAAATTAATTGAAAGGGGTATTGTGAAAACCGTTAAATCGGCTAAAAAAATAATAGACAAGAAAGAACCTGTAGTTTGGGATATTCTGGAAAATGTTCTAAAAGGGCATCCAGTATTATTGAACCGTGCTCCTACATTGCACAGATTGGGTATCCAAGCTTTTCAGCCAAAATTAATCGAGGGAAAAGCAATTCGTTTGCACCCATTGGTTTGTACTGCATTTAACGCGGATTTTGATGGTGATCAAATGGCAGTTCACTTACCATTGGGCCCTGAGGCAATTTTGGAAGCTCAGCTATTGATGCTTGCATCTCATAATATATTGAACCCTGCTAATGGTTCTCCGATAACAGTACCTTCTCAGGATATGGTCTTGGGTCTATATTATATGACCAAGGAGCGAAAATCTACCAAAGAAGTACCGGTTATAGGTGAAGGATTAACCTTTTACTCGTATGAAGAGGTGGAAATTGCTTTTAATGAAGGCAAGGTTAATCTCAATGCCGGAATTAAGGTACGGGCCATGGATTTTAATGAAGAAGGAGAATTAGTGAACCAAATTATTCCAACAACTGTTGGTAGAGTTTTGTTCAACATGGAGGTTCCTGAAGCGGCTGGTTACATTAATGATGTTTTGAACAAAAAATCATTAAGAGATATCATCGGTAAGATTCTTGCCGTTACTGATGTCCCTACGACAGCTGATTTCTTGGACAAGATCAAAACTATGGGATATGACTTCGCCTTTAAAGGTGGTCTTTCTTTCAGTTTGGGCGATATTATAATTCCACCTGAAAAACATGGCATGATAGATGACGCCAATGGTCAGGTTGATGGTATTATGGCTAACTATAATATGGGTCTTATCACCAACAATGAACGTTATAATCAAGTAATTGATGTTTGGACTTCAACGAATGCAATGTTGACAGAGTTGGCAATGAAACGTATTCGCGAAGATCAACAAGGATTCAATTCTGTATATATGATGTTGGATTCAGGTGCGAGGGGTTCTAAAGAGCAAATTCGCCAGTTGACCGGTATGCGTGGATTAATGGCCAAGCCTAAAAAGTCTACTGCAGGAGGTGGAGAAATTATTGAAAACCCGATTCTTTCTAACTTTAAGGAGGGGCTTTCGATTTTGGAATACTTTATCTCAACTCACGGTGCACGTAAAGGACTTGCAGATACCGCCTTGAAAACGGCTGATGCGGGATATTTAACACGTCGTTTGGTTGATGTTTCACAGGATGTTATTATTAACATTGACGATTGTGAGACTTTAAGAGGAATTGCGGTTGAATCTTTAAAGAAAAATGAAGAAGTTGTTGAGACTTTAGGGGAGAGAATTCTTGGTAGGGTTTCCTTACATGATGTTCATAACCCATTGACAGATGAGCTTTTATTGACTGCCGGACAGCAGATTATGGAAGAAGATGTTAAGAAAGTTGAGGCATCTCCGATAGAAAAAATTGAAGTACGTTCTGCATTAACTTGCGAAGCTCAAAAAGGTATTTGTGCCAAATGTTATGGTAGAAACCTTTCTACCAATAAAATGGTACAAAGAGGTGAGGCAGTTGGTGTTGTTGCCGCACAATCTATTGGTGAACCAGGAACACAGTTAACACTTCGTACTTTCCACGTGGGAGGTATTGCCGGTAACATTTCTGAGGATAATAAATTGGTTGCCAAATTCGATGGTGTTGCAGAAATCGAAGACCTGAGAACAGTTAAAGGAGAAGATGGTGAAGGTAAAGCAGCAACAATTGTTATTTCAAGAACATCTGAAATAAAAATAGTGGATGCAAAAACTGGTATAACACTAAGTACCAACAACATTCCTTATGGTTCGCAATTATTCATTAAGAACGGAGCCAAAATAAAGAGTGAAGATGTTGTTTGTCAATGGGATCCATATAACGGTGTAATCGTTTCTGAATTTCCTGGTAAAATAGCATATGAGAATATTGAACAAGGAGTTACATACCAGGTTGAAATTGATGAGCAAACTGGATTCCAAGAGAAAGTAATCTCTGAATCTAGGAATAAGAAACTTATTCCAACATTGTTGATTATGAACAATAAGGATGAAGTGCTTCGTTCATATAACCTACCTGTAGGTTCTCACCTTATGGTGGATGATGGGGATAAGATTAAGGAAGGAAAAATCTTGGTAAAAATACCCCGTAAATCGGCTAAAGCGGGTGATATTACAGGTGGACTTCCAAGGGTGACAGAATTATTCGAAGCTAGAAATCCCTCTAACCCAGCAGTTGTTTCTGAGATTGACGGTGTAGTTTCTTTTGGTAAAATAAAGAGAGGTAACCGTGAGATAATCATAGAATCCAAGTTAGGCGAGATCAAGAAATACTTGGTTAAATTATCTAACCAAATTTTGGTTCAGGAGAATGATTATGTACGCGCAGGTATGCCACTTTCAGATGGTTCAATAACTCCAGAAGATATTCTTTCAATCAAAGGTCCTTCAGCTGTTCAGCAATATTTGGTGAACGAAGTACAGGAGGTTTATCGTTTACAGGGTGTGAAAATCAATGATAAACACTTTGAGGTTGTAGTAAGGCAAATGATGCGAAAAGTACGTATTCAAGATCCGGGAGATACTATTTTCTTAGAGAATCAATTGATTCATAAATCTGATTTCATCAAGGAAAACGATGAGATTTTTGGTAAAAAAGTTGTTGTCGAAGCTGGTGAATCAGAGAATTTAAGAGCTGGCCAGATTATAACAGCACGTGAATTAAGAGATGAAAATTCGGTGCTTCGAAGATCTGATAAGACCTTGGTAGAAGCCAGAGATGCTGTAGCTGCAACTGCCACACCAATTCTTCAGGGTATTACAAGAGCTTCATTACAGACGAAATCTTTCATTTCTGCTGCCTCATTCCAGGAAACGACAAAAGTATTAAACGAAGCTGCAGTTAGCGGTAAAGTAGATACTCTTGAAGGATTAAAGGAAAATGTAATTGTAGGTCATAAGATACCGGCTGGTACTGGTATGCGTGATTATGAAAGCATTATAGTAGGTTCCAAAGAGGAGTATGATGAAATAATGGCACGAAAAGAAGCTTTAAAATTTTAA
- a CDS encoding peptide chain release factor 3 yields MSFQNEIERRRTFGIISHPDAGKTTLTEKLLLFGGAIQEAGAVKNNKIKKTATSDFMEIERQRGISVATSVLAFLYKDKKINILDTPGHKDFAEDTFRTLTAVDSVIVVVDVAKGVEEQTVKLVEVCRMRNIPMIVFINKLDREGKDAFDLLDDLEQKLGLTVTPLSFPIGMGYDFKGIYNIYEKNINLFSGDSKKNIEDTIAFDDIENSELDDIIGATSAESLRDDLELVSGVYPPFNKESYLKGDQQPVFFGSALNNFGVRELLDCFIEIAPSPRAKMAEERLVEADEKKLTGFVFKIHANMDPKHRDRLAFVKIVSGTFERNKPYLHVRHGKNLKFSSPNAFFAEKKEIVDISYPGDIVGLHDTGNFKIGDTLTEGEQLNYKGIPSFSPEHFRYINNADPMKSKQLGKGIDQLMDEGVAQLFILEMNGRKVIGTVGALQFEVIQYRLEHEYGAKCSYENFPVHKACWVEPQDEKNEEFKEFKRVKQKFLAKDKRGQMVFLADSQFSLQMTQQKYPSVILHFTSEFK; encoded by the coding sequence ATGAGTTTTCAGAACGAAATAGAAAGACGACGGACCTTCGGAATAATATCGCACCCAGATGCAGGTAAAACAACTTTAACCGAAAAGTTATTGTTGTTTGGCGGTGCGATTCAAGAGGCCGGCGCTGTAAAAAATAATAAAATAAAAAAGACTGCGACCAGTGACTTCATGGAAATTGAGCGACAGCGTGGTATTTCCGTTGCAACTTCAGTTTTAGCCTTTTTATATAAAGACAAAAAAATCAACATCTTAGATACTCCAGGTCACAAGGACTTTGCAGAAGACACCTTTAGAACTTTAACAGCCGTTGACAGTGTTATTGTGGTAGTGGATGTAGCAAAAGGTGTTGAAGAGCAGACCGTAAAACTAGTTGAAGTCTGTAGGATGCGTAACATTCCAATGATTGTTTTTATCAATAAACTTGATAGAGAGGGTAAAGACGCATTTGACCTTTTGGATGACCTTGAGCAAAAACTCGGGCTTACGGTTACCCCTCTAAGTTTTCCCATTGGCATGGGGTATGATTTTAAGGGAATCTACAATATCTATGAAAAAAACATCAATCTATTTAGTGGGGATAGTAAAAAGAACATTGAAGACACCATAGCTTTTGATGATATCGAAAATTCAGAATTGGATGATATTATTGGAGCAACTTCTGCCGAAAGTTTAAGAGATGATCTTGAATTGGTTAGTGGAGTGTACCCCCCCTTTAACAAGGAAAGCTACCTAAAAGGTGACCAACAACCGGTCTTTTTTGGGTCAGCACTTAATAATTTTGGGGTTCGAGAACTTCTTGATTGTTTCATTGAAATTGCACCTTCTCCTCGAGCCAAAATGGCCGAAGAAAGATTGGTTGAAGCGGACGAAAAGAAATTGACTGGGTTCGTTTTTAAGATTCATGCCAATATGGATCCAAAGCATCGAGATAGATTAGCATTCGTTAAAATAGTTTCTGGAACTTTTGAAAGAAACAAGCCGTATCTGCATGTTAGACATGGGAAGAATTTGAAGTTTTCCAGTCCAAACGCCTTCTTTGCTGAAAAAAAAGAAATAGTCGATATTTCATATCCAGGTGACATTGTTGGTTTACATGATACCGGGAATTTCAAAATTGGGGACACTTTAACGGAAGGTGAACAACTTAACTATAAAGGCATTCCTAGTTTTTCTCCAGAACATTTTAGATACATCAATAATGCGGACCCAATGAAATCCAAACAATTGGGCAAAGGGATTGATCAATTAATGGATGAGGGAGTCGCACAATTATTCATTCTAGAAATGAATGGTAGAAAGGTCATTGGTACGGTTGGAGCTTTACAGTTTGAAGTTATTCAGTATAGATTGGAACACGAATATGGAGCTAAATGCAGTTATGAGAATTTTCCAGTACATAAGGCTTGCTGGGTGGAACCTCAAGACGAAAAAAATGAAGAATTTAAGGAGTTTAAAAGGGTTAAACAAAAGTTCTTGGCCAAAGATAAACGAGGGCAAATGGTATTCTTGGCAGATTCTCAATTCTCTCTTCAAATGACCCAACAAAAATACCCATCGGTTATTCTACATTTTACTTCCGAATTTAAATAA